A genomic stretch from Ciona intestinalis unplaced genomic scaffold, KH HT000098.2, whole genome shotgun sequence includes:
- the LOC100177169 gene encoding cGMP-specific 3',5'-cyclic phosphodiesterase isoform X2, translated as MAGENESESVLLLELAREISDTDDQDKFCFQALRHVVSIVNAEKCSLFWMRDSAKGDSKELASRLWNITPKSTFDDVVCDSKNELVVPVGVGIAGLVAETKEAVIVSNVYEHPNFNKTIDEKTGFESRDLLCQPLVLKREDKVVGVVEVVNKKNKEPFTTEDAQVLEHFLVLCNLAIQNCRGAAQITRLQQAATLQEDLSSKISKLWPSRSYDDVMKEVVMQISDLIQCERYTLAIALIDNCNIEGCLQFAKSYDLLLQKPKASMFDDEDQPIVKTVEVNKLKKNDWVFSHKVIQKAVETKQMVNVAKITPFSEFKLEDAKKEFSLKSALCVAFYDGTDRLLGVLHLGNKKKKGFDENDEAVIQSVRPYIMNGLLFANGFNSIVINKAKTDVAEDTVRFHIRPWQDEVDRVVNEPIPEGEKYNLYQFTFSDLLMSDDETVMGAMRMFLDLDAFNLFHIRQETMLRWLITTRRCYRPVYYHNWRHGLNVAHTMFLLLDRMGKDTNTPGIDKAFNDREKFALVVACFCHDIDHRGTNNAFLIRAGAPLAILYNTSTLENHHYDTCLRISSIDGNNIFESFTKEQFESACELMKHAILATDLALYFQRRNTFKKLLEKPFEERDFVQNNDNRMLLMSMMMTACDLSSITKPWEVQQKMAKLVTSEFYDQGDQERALFGTEPMPMMDRRKIDDLPKMQIGFIDGVCSMAYEMMADFCPGYAPLRDGMRANRQSWKDLAIAQGHEVDVPKNQQKKQDDEYGNLWEKYWSMDPENFIWGIDPNEVPPEVVIERVVFSPKKKAPKGTPNASEMSETKSSKKRRRNKVASEDTGNQNAETEGKSKMCLVM; from the exons ATGGCTGGAGAGAACGAAAG TGAATCGGTTCTGCTCCTGGAGTTGGCGAGGGAAATTTCCGACACAGACGATCAAGACAAATTCTGCTTCCAAGCCTTACGTCACGTGGTATCCATCGTCAACGCGGAAAAATGCAGCCTCTTCTGGATGCGAGACTCGGCCAAG GGCGACAGCAAAGAGCTTGCATCAAGATTATGGAACATTACCCCAAAGTCAACGTTTGACGACGTGGTCTGTGATTCGAAAAACGAACTTGTAGTGCCAGTTGGAGTAGGGATTGCGGGCTTGGTCGCCGAAACAAAAGAAGCAGTTATCGTTTCAAATGTTTACGAG CACCcgaattttaacaaaaccatTGACGAGAAAACTGGATTTGAATCGCGAGACTTACTTTGTCAACCCCTGGTCCTGAAGCGTGAGGACAAAGTCGTTGGTGTGGTTGAGGTGGTGAACAAAAAGAATAAAGAGCCTTTTACCACAGAAGACgcacag GTCTTGGAACATTTTTTAGTTCTTTGTAATCTTGCAATTCAGAACTGCCGAGGGGCTGCACAGATAACCAGACTCCAACAAGCAGCAACA CTGCAAGAAGATTTATCCAGTAAGATTTCAAAACTTTGGCCAAGCCGTTCCtacgatgacgtcatgaagGAGGTTGTGATGCAAATATCAGACCTGATTCAATGCGAGAGATATACACTTGCCATTGCACTTATCGACAATTGCAACATTGAAGGCTGCTTGCAGTTTGCCAAGTCGTATGATTTGCTTCTGCAGAAGCCAAAAGCGTCAATGTTTGACGACGAAGATCAACCGATCGTGAAAACGGTTGAAGTAAACAA ATTAAAGAAGAATGATTGGGTCTTCAGTCACAAGGTTATCCAAAAAGCCGTCGAAACTAAACAA ATGGTAAACGTGGCGAAAATCACCCCATTCTCCGAGTTCAAGCTAGAG GACGCAAAGAAAGAGTTCAGTTTGAAGTCGGCGCTGTGTGTGGCGTTTTACGACGGCACCGATCGATTGTTGGGTGTGCTTCATCTTGGCAACAAGAAGAAAAAGGGGTTTGATGAAAATGACGAAGCGGTAATACAG TCTGTTCGGCCATACATAATGAATGGACTTTTGTTCGCAAACGGATTCAACTCCATCGTGATCAACAAAGCAAAGACGGATGTTGCGGAGGACACTGTGAGATTTCACATCCGACCATGGCAAGATGAAGTGGATCGCGTCGTT AACGAGCCAATCCCCGAAGGCGAGAAATACAACTTGTACCAATTCACTTTCTCTGATCTTCTCATGAGTGATGACGAAACAGTGATGGGGGCAATGCGTATGTTCCTGGATCTCGACGCCTTCAACCTATTTCACATAAGACAAGAG ACTATGTTGCGGTGGCTGATTACCACCAGACGTTGTTACAGACCGGTTTATTATCATAACTGGAGACACGGTCTGAATGTTGCCCACACAATGTTTCTACTGTTGGACCGCATGGGAAAAGATACaaat ACGCCGGGTATCGACAAAGCTTTTAACGATCGAGAAAAGTTCGCGTTGGTGGTCGCATGTTTCTGTCACGATATTGATCACAGGGGAACTAACAACGCATTTCTTATCAG GGCTGGAGCACCTCTTGCCATTTTGTACAACACGTCCACCCTGGAGAATCATCACTACGACACATGTCTCAGAATAAGCAGCATAGACGGAAACAACATTTTCGAATCGTTTACCAAAGAGCAATTCGAATCGGCATGCGAACTGATGAAACATGCGATTCTGGCAACGGATCTTGCGCTATATTTCCA GCGGCGAaacacattcaaaaaattattggaGAAGCCATTTGAGGAACGAGATTTCGTTCAAAACAACGATAACCGTATGCTTCTAATGTCTATGATGATGACAGCATGCGATCTGTCATCTATTACGAAACCATGGGAAGTCCAACAAAAG ATGGCTAAGTTGGTCACGAGTGAGTTCTACGATCAAGGTGACCAAGAACGCGCTTTGTTTGGAACCGAACCTATGCCTATGATGGACCGAAGAAAGATTGACGACTTGCCCAAAATGCAGATTGGTTTTATCGATGGAGTCTGCTCAATGGCGTATGAG ATGATGGCCGACTTCTGCCCCGGCTACGCACCACTTAGAGACGGAATGCGAGCAAATCGACAGAGTTGGAAAGACCTGGCCA TCGCCCAAGGTCACGAGGTTGATGTGCCCAAGAACCAACAGAAGAAACAAGACGACGAGTATGGAAATCTCTGGGAGAAATACTGGAGCATGGACCCGGAGAATTTTATTTGGGGCATCGATCCGAACGAAGTGCCACCGGAG GTTGTTATAGAGCGAGTGGTGTTTTCTCCCAAAAAGAAAGCTCCAAAAGGAACCCCAAATGCGAGTGAAATGAGTGAAACCAAATCCAGTAAAAAACGACGAAGAAATAAAGTTGCTTCTGAAGATACGGGGAACCAAAATGCAGAAACTGAAGGGAAGAGTAAAATGTGTCTTGTAATGTAA
- the LOC100177169 gene encoding cGMP-specific 3',5'-cyclic phosphodiesterase isoform X1 translates to MSVLDVENFLDKNPNFLAEYLDRKGQPAHENYSKNGFTDSGLKLAWNNANDTSPSAWRRIVSLKNIPGYPAIPLRVLSEGNNHTRRKGHNSTTATVGGRSSRRSFTRGKFRRKHGESVLLLELAREISDTDDQDKFCFQALRHVVSIVNAEKCSLFWMRDSAKGDSKELASRLWNITPKSTFDDVVCDSKNELVVPVGVGIAGLVAETKEAVIVSNVYEHPNFNKTIDEKTGFESRDLLCQPLVLKREDKVVGVVEVVNKKNKEPFTTEDAQVLEHFLVLCNLAIQNCRGAAQITRLQQAATLQEDLSSKISKLWPSRSYDDVMKEVVMQISDLIQCERYTLAIALIDNCNIEGCLQFAKSYDLLLQKPKASMFDDEDQPIVKTVEVNKLKKNDWVFSHKVIQKAVETKQMVNVAKITPFSEFKLEDAKKEFSLKSALCVAFYDGTDRLLGVLHLGNKKKKGFDENDEAVIQSVRPYIMNGLLFANGFNSIVINKAKTDVAEDTVRFHIRPWQDEVDRVVNEPIPEGEKYNLYQFTFSDLLMSDDETVMGAMRMFLDLDAFNLFHIRQETMLRWLITTRRCYRPVYYHNWRHGLNVAHTMFLLLDRMGKDTNTPGIDKAFNDREKFALVVACFCHDIDHRGTNNAFLIRAGAPLAILYNTSTLENHHYDTCLRISSIDGNNIFESFTKEQFESACELMKHAILATDLALYFQRRNTFKKLLEKPFEERDFVQNNDNRMLLMSMMMTACDLSSITKPWEVQQKMAKLVTSEFYDQGDQERALFGTEPMPMMDRRKIDDLPKMQIGFIDGVCSMAYEMMADFCPGYAPLRDGMRANRQSWKDLAIAQGHEVDVPKNQQKKQDDEYGNLWEKYWSMDPENFIWGIDPNEVPPEVVIERVVFSPKKKAPKGTPNASEMSETKSSKKRRRNKVASEDTGNQNAETEGKSKMCLVM, encoded by the exons ATGTCGGTATTGGATGTTGAGAACTTCTTAGATAAAAATCCGAATTTCCTCGCTGAATACCTCGATCGGAAAGGGCAACCAGCACATGAAAACTACAGTAAAAATGGTTTTACGGACAGTGGTCTAAAACTTGCCTGGAATAACGCAAATGATACGTCTCCGTCGGCATGGCGTAGGATAGTGTCTCTAAAAAACATTCCTGGTTACCCGGCGATTCCTTTACGAGTGTTAAGTGAGGGTAACAATCACACGCGCCGTAAAGGTCATAACAGTACAACTGCGACTGTTGGTGGTCGAAGCAGTCGTCGCTCATTTACGAGGGGAAAGTTCAGACGAAAACATGG TGAATCGGTTCTGCTCCTGGAGTTGGCGAGGGAAATTTCCGACACAGACGATCAAGACAAATTCTGCTTCCAAGCCTTACGTCACGTGGTATCCATCGTCAACGCGGAAAAATGCAGCCTCTTCTGGATGCGAGACTCGGCCAAG GGCGACAGCAAAGAGCTTGCATCAAGATTATGGAACATTACCCCAAAGTCAACGTTTGACGACGTGGTCTGTGATTCGAAAAACGAACTTGTAGTGCCAGTTGGAGTAGGGATTGCGGGCTTGGTCGCCGAAACAAAAGAAGCAGTTATCGTTTCAAATGTTTACGAG CACCcgaattttaacaaaaccatTGACGAGAAAACTGGATTTGAATCGCGAGACTTACTTTGTCAACCCCTGGTCCTGAAGCGTGAGGACAAAGTCGTTGGTGTGGTTGAGGTGGTGAACAAAAAGAATAAAGAGCCTTTTACCACAGAAGACgcacag GTCTTGGAACATTTTTTAGTTCTTTGTAATCTTGCAATTCAGAACTGCCGAGGGGCTGCACAGATAACCAGACTCCAACAAGCAGCAACA CTGCAAGAAGATTTATCCAGTAAGATTTCAAAACTTTGGCCAAGCCGTTCCtacgatgacgtcatgaagGAGGTTGTGATGCAAATATCAGACCTGATTCAATGCGAGAGATATACACTTGCCATTGCACTTATCGACAATTGCAACATTGAAGGCTGCTTGCAGTTTGCCAAGTCGTATGATTTGCTTCTGCAGAAGCCAAAAGCGTCAATGTTTGACGACGAAGATCAACCGATCGTGAAAACGGTTGAAGTAAACAA ATTAAAGAAGAATGATTGGGTCTTCAGTCACAAGGTTATCCAAAAAGCCGTCGAAACTAAACAA ATGGTAAACGTGGCGAAAATCACCCCATTCTCCGAGTTCAAGCTAGAG GACGCAAAGAAAGAGTTCAGTTTGAAGTCGGCGCTGTGTGTGGCGTTTTACGACGGCACCGATCGATTGTTGGGTGTGCTTCATCTTGGCAACAAGAAGAAAAAGGGGTTTGATGAAAATGACGAAGCGGTAATACAG TCTGTTCGGCCATACATAATGAATGGACTTTTGTTCGCAAACGGATTCAACTCCATCGTGATCAACAAAGCAAAGACGGATGTTGCGGAGGACACTGTGAGATTTCACATCCGACCATGGCAAGATGAAGTGGATCGCGTCGTT AACGAGCCAATCCCCGAAGGCGAGAAATACAACTTGTACCAATTCACTTTCTCTGATCTTCTCATGAGTGATGACGAAACAGTGATGGGGGCAATGCGTATGTTCCTGGATCTCGACGCCTTCAACCTATTTCACATAAGACAAGAG ACTATGTTGCGGTGGCTGATTACCACCAGACGTTGTTACAGACCGGTTTATTATCATAACTGGAGACACGGTCTGAATGTTGCCCACACAATGTTTCTACTGTTGGACCGCATGGGAAAAGATACaaat ACGCCGGGTATCGACAAAGCTTTTAACGATCGAGAAAAGTTCGCGTTGGTGGTCGCATGTTTCTGTCACGATATTGATCACAGGGGAACTAACAACGCATTTCTTATCAG GGCTGGAGCACCTCTTGCCATTTTGTACAACACGTCCACCCTGGAGAATCATCACTACGACACATGTCTCAGAATAAGCAGCATAGACGGAAACAACATTTTCGAATCGTTTACCAAAGAGCAATTCGAATCGGCATGCGAACTGATGAAACATGCGATTCTGGCAACGGATCTTGCGCTATATTTCCA GCGGCGAaacacattcaaaaaattattggaGAAGCCATTTGAGGAACGAGATTTCGTTCAAAACAACGATAACCGTATGCTTCTAATGTCTATGATGATGACAGCATGCGATCTGTCATCTATTACGAAACCATGGGAAGTCCAACAAAAG ATGGCTAAGTTGGTCACGAGTGAGTTCTACGATCAAGGTGACCAAGAACGCGCTTTGTTTGGAACCGAACCTATGCCTATGATGGACCGAAGAAAGATTGACGACTTGCCCAAAATGCAGATTGGTTTTATCGATGGAGTCTGCTCAATGGCGTATGAG ATGATGGCCGACTTCTGCCCCGGCTACGCACCACTTAGAGACGGAATGCGAGCAAATCGACAGAGTTGGAAAGACCTGGCCA TCGCCCAAGGTCACGAGGTTGATGTGCCCAAGAACCAACAGAAGAAACAAGACGACGAGTATGGAAATCTCTGGGAGAAATACTGGAGCATGGACCCGGAGAATTTTATTTGGGGCATCGATCCGAACGAAGTGCCACCGGAG GTTGTTATAGAGCGAGTGGTGTTTTCTCCCAAAAAGAAAGCTCCAAAAGGAACCCCAAATGCGAGTGAAATGAGTGAAACCAAATCCAGTAAAAAACGACGAAGAAATAAAGTTGCTTCTGAAGATACGGGGAACCAAAATGCAGAAACTGAAGGGAAGAGTAAAATGTGTCTTGTAATGTAA
- the LOC100176358 gene encoding arylamine N-acetyltransferase, liver isozyme translates to MNVADYLARINYAGQLEPTLENLRKITLAHKLAVPYTNMQIHGGPRIRLDLKKQFENIVTNRGGGVCYELNGLFVWLLRELGYKVICVESAFFSDGKFTCQRHHFVITVDFDDLGRYMVDPGWIMVGPMKFVTMVPYYDGHHVYRIRHVPDQADNWYYFEKHKKTILDRDGCILKQGPSVTKPTSGFCDEECAKEESSHWQFEQRINDTEHQFEDFVDMIDHLYEPDCIITKNVALVRMNENSYSLAFGDTAYTKEVVDHFTDKIIKEDKLTTNAEVEYVVKNKFRIALHHPVNFFKS, encoded by the exons ATGAATGTCGCAGATTATCTAGCAAGGATTAACTATGCTGGGCAGTTAGAGCCAACGTTGGAAAACTTGCGTAAGATTACCTTAGCGCATAAATTAGCAGTACCATACACCAACATGCAAATTCATGGCGGTCCTCGAATACGCCTGgatctaaaaaaacaatttgagAATATTGTTACAAATCGTGGAGGAGGCGTTTGTTATGAACTAAACGGCTTGTTTGTTTGGCTTCTTCGTGAGTTGGGGTACAAGGTTATTTGTGTGGAATCTGCGTTCTTCAGTGACGGGAAGTTCACCTGCCAACGACATCATTTCGTTATAACA GTTGATTTCGATGACCTTGGTCGATACATGGTTGACCCAGGATGGATAATGGTTGGACCCATGAAGTTTGTGACAATGGTTCCCTATTATGATGGACACCATGTCTATCGTATAAGGCACGTCCCAGATCAGGCTGACAATTGGTATTACTTTGAGAAGCACAAAAAGACCATACTGGACAGAGATG GATGCATTCTAAAGCAGGGACCATCCGTCACAAAACCTACGTCCGGTTTTTGCGATGAGGAATGTGCGAAAGAGGAATCTTCGCACTGGCAATTTGAACAACGCATTAATGATACTGAACATCAGTTCGAAGATTTCGTTGACATGATTGATCATCTATATGAGCCAG ATTGCATCATTACGAAAAATGTTGCTTTGGTTCGAATGAATGAAAACTCCTACAGTCTCGCATTCGGTGATACGGCCTACACTAAAGAAGTTGTTGACCATTTCAcagataaaataattaaagaagaTAAATTGACGACGAATGCCGAGGTAGAATAtgtggtaaaaaataagttcaGAATTGCCTTACATCACccagtaaatttttttaaaagttaa
- the LOC100184595 gene encoding uncharacterized protein LOC100184595, which produces MKKTRPKLKNQRTSKFQGTLNRSVSTYGKIPVRIISPTTDWIKITKDDAKPSFSKGKGLFSDSEDSIQINTSYVASKAVIKMPTVRESRGKRARSTKPLSKPIAVRSKKLKVSEKENSPPLKTLTIPTIDYLKDDNSKPVQSTLESNMANETLVINSSLTNRLSFPILQSRQMKNIEVNRGRRKKRRNNSFKITDGISTFTFAEDIPGANDSLTCFQNSVLHGHDDFNANMGNGELSRSVVDLWQICGKIQSTPLVKKVNSTPYSISRTKMEAISFLFPPVPGASCRTTSTPAFLNRTRQQSRLNIMSSPVLKDSNLNVITSDEDEPEPSFSKPDSIRERLSSRSRVLSECQQTEPRQFANIIPVGSKCSKLGEGIYGEVYKCQSAAGHPVAVKVIPIEGSFAVNGEKQKSFSEILPEIVSSSELSSLSFENDTNSGFIRLFRVHCAIGEYPCELIEAWDAFASKKTSDNDRPDMFDDQQLYIVFEYDDGGVDLEHFAFRNAGQTLSVIQQVVSSIALAEHTLLFEHRDLHWGNILVQVCKESKVKVDINGELNTIALHGVQTHIIDFTLSRMSKGKLSLFQDLAEDPDIFTGDADADYQFEIYRMMREELDNEWSQFKPRTNIFWIHYLLDKFIFHVTYKNNRTKLHSKSMKLLRELHKTVLDYHSCLDLYTNSSLFSNKNSNK; this is translated from the exons ATGAAGAAAACCCGCCcaaaattgaaaaatcaaCGCACATCTAAATTCCAAGGCACTTTAAACAGATCGGTTTCCACGTACGGAAAAATCCCAGTTAGAATCATTTCG ccaacTACAGACtggataaaaataacaaaagacGATGCTAAACCTTCATTCTCTAAGGGGAAGGGGCTGTTTTCAGATTCCGAAGACAGCATTCAAATTAATACAAGTTATGTTGCTTCCAAAGCAGTGATAAAAATGCCAACTGTTAGGGAATCCAGGGGAAAAAG AGCCAGAAGCACAAAGCCTTTGTCAAAACCCATTGCTGTTCGATcgaaaaagttaaaagtatCAGAGAAGGAAAATTCCCCACCTTTAAAAACTCTGACGATACCAACTATAGACTATTTGAAGGATGACAACAGCAAACCTGTCCAGTCAACATTAGAAAGTAACATGGCAAATGAAACACTGGTTATTAATTCATCACTGACCAATCGACTCTCGTTCCCAATCCTGCAATCGAGgcaaatgaaaaatattgagGTCAATCGAGGTCGTAGAAAGAAACGAAGAAACAACAGCTTTAAGATTACAGATGGTATATCCACATTCACATTTGCTGAAGATATTCCAGGAGCGAATGATTCTCTAACCTGCTTTCAAAACTCTGTCCTGCATGGTCATGATGATTTTAATGCGAACATGGGGAATGGTGAACTCTCACGCTCAGTTGTTGACTTGTGGCAGATTTGTGGTAAAATTCAATCCACGCCCTTGGTGAAGAAAGTAAACTCGACCCCCTACTCAATATCAAGGACCAAGATGGAAGCAATTAGTTTTCTTTTCCCACCCGTGCCTGG TGCCAGTTGCCGCACAACAAGCACGCCTGCTTTCTTAAACCGTACAAGACAACAATCCAGACTAAACATAATGTCAAGTCCTGTGTTAAAGGACAGCAATCTAAATGTAATCACCAGTGATGAG GATGAACCAGAACCTTCGTTTAGTAAACCTGATAGTATAAGAGAAAGGTTAAGCAGCAGATCTCGAGTTTTGTCGGAATGTCAACAAACAGAGCCACGTCAGTTTGCAAACATCATACCTGTTGGGTCCAAGTGTAGCAAGCTTGGGGAAGGAATTTATGGAGAAGTTTACAAATGTCAATCTGCTGCTGGACACCCTGTTGCTGTTAAG GTCATTCCCATTGAAGGCAGTTTCGCTGTCAATGGAGAAAAGCAAAAAAGTTTCAGTGAAATTTTGCCAGAGATTGTCAGCTCAAGTGAACTATCCAGTTTGTCATTCGAGAACGACACAAACTCTGGCTTTATACGGTTGTTCAG GGTTCACTGTGCAATAGGAGAATACCCATGTGAGCTTATAGAAGCATGGGATGCTTTTGCATCCAAGAAGACAAGCGATAATGATCGTCCTGATATGTTTGATGATCAACAGTTGTATATTGTGTTTGAATATGATGATGGTGGGGTAGATTTGGAACATTTTGCTTTCCGTAATGCTGGTCAG ACTCTGTCGGTCATTCAGCAAGTTGTCTCATCCATTGCACTCGCTGAACATACACTGTTATTTGAACATAGAGATTTGCATTGGGGAAACATATTAGTTCAAGTATGCAAGGAAAGCAAGGTCAAAGTTGACATCAATGGTGAACTCAACACCATCGCATTACATGGTGTACAGACTCATATTATAGACTTCACTTTGTCAAGGATGAGTAAAG GAAAACTCTCTTTGTTCCAAGACTTAGCGGAGGACCCGGACATCTTTACAGGTGATGCAGACGCTGATTATCAATTCGAAATATATCGGATGATGCGAGAAGAGCTAGATAATGAATGGTCACAATTTAAACCAAGGACAAATATATTCTGGATTCATTATCTGttagataaatttatttttcat GTAACATACAAGAACAATCGAACAAAACTTCACTCGAAGTCAATGAAGTTGTTGAGAGAATTACACAAGACAGTCCTGGACTACCATTCATGTTTAGACCTTTATACCAACAGCtcattattttcaaataaaaactcaaacaaataa
- the LOC100179943 gene encoding general transcription factor IIF subunit 2, with the protein MTDPGDKTLDLSGAKHDVWLVKVPKYLATQWLNAPDGMSVGKLRITKNAGRAEVTYSMDKNLTQANSSEKFLATDHKFVLQGTCGQSLAVFSTTSGSNQKGEKRAMEGRVVQKVDCRPIVSHNYMQLKRAQMIEASKPQRTTKQLAEAVKTVYKPVTKIKEQIEYDAMKKEKGKKMRVDKDVLQSILFNAFEKHQYYNIKDLQNITQQPVPFLKEVLREIGMYNKHPGHRHMWELKPEYRHDKVEEKKEDSDDIDSS; encoded by the exons atgaCTGATCCTGGAGATAAAACCTTAGATTTGAGTGGTGCTAAGCATGATGTTTGGCTCGTCAAAGTTCCCAAGTACCTGGCTACACAATGGTTGAATGCTCCAGATGGTATGTCGGTTGGAAAACTAAGAATAACAAA AAATGCTGGGCGGGCTGAAGTAACGTATTCAATGGATAAAAACTTGACGCAAGCCAACAGCTCTGAAAAATTTCTTGCCACAGACCACAAGTTTGTGTTGCAGGGAACTTGTGGCCAAAGTTTAGCCGTCTTTTCCACCACCAGTGGCTCCAATCAAAAAG GTGAAAAACGAGCTATGGAAGGTCGAGTGGTTCAGAAAGTTGATTGTCGACCAATTGTCAGTCATAACTACATGCAGTTGAAGCGGGCTCAAATGATAGAGGCCTCCAAACCACAGAGAACCACCAAACAACTTGCAGAAGCTGtaaaaactgtatataaacctgtgacaaaaataaaagagCAG ATTGAGTATGATGCAATGAAGAAAGAGAAAGGAAAGAAGATGAGAGTCGACAAAGATGTTCTTCAGTCTATTTTGTTCAATGCTTTTGAAAAACATCAGTACTATAATATCAAAGATCTGCAGAATATAACACAACAACCTGTT CCATTCCTTAAGGAAGTATTACGAGAGATAGGGATGTATAATAAGCATCCTGGCCATAGACACATGTGGGAACTAAAACCAGAATATCGACACGATAAAGTtgaagagaaaaaagaagatTCAGATGATATAGACTCCTCTTAA